In Rhodoferax koreense, a genomic segment contains:
- the hfq gene encoding RNA chaperone Hfq, whose translation MSNKGQLLQDPFLNTLRREHVPVSIYLVNGIKLQGQIESFDQYVVLLRNTVTQMVYKHAISTIVPGRAVNFSTAEDAATEAGS comes from the coding sequence GTGAGCAATAAAGGGCAGCTCTTGCAAGACCCATTTCTCAATACCCTGCGTCGCGAACATGTGCCGGTGTCGATTTACCTCGTCAACGGTATCAAGCTCCAGGGCCAGATTGAGTCTTTTGACCAATATGTTGTGCTGTTGCGCAATACCGTGACCCAGATGGTCTACAAACACGCCATCTCCACCATCGTCCCAGGCCGTGCCGTGAATTTCTCGACCGCCGAAGATGCCGCGACCGAGGCAGGCAGCTGA
- the der gene encoding ribosome biogenesis GTPase Der, with the protein MKPVLALVGRPNVGKSTLFNRLTKSRDAIVADFAGLTRDRHYGNGRQGKHEYIVIDTGGFEPDATSGIYKEMAKQTRQAVAEADVVIFVVDARAGLSAQDHDIANYLRRLGKPCVLVANKAEGMTEGHQLADFYELGLGEVYPVSAAHGQGIRSLVDLALAPLNLPDEDEEEAGIDAGVTKLAVAGRPNVGKSTLINTWLGEERLVAFDMPGTTRDAITVPFERNGHRFELIDTAGLRRRGKVFEAIEKFSVVKTLQAIETCNVVLLLIDATQGVTDQDAHIAGYVLESGRAVVVAVNKWDAVDAYQRELVQRSIETRLAFLKFASMHFISAEKRQGLGPLWASILQAHKAATCKMSTPVLTRLLLEAVQFQSPKRAGMFRPKLRYAHQGGMNPPVIVIHGNSLEHVTDAYKRFLEGRFRKEFNLVGTPLRIEMKTSANPFTDKDK; encoded by the coding sequence ATGAAACCTGTTCTCGCCCTGGTCGGGCGCCCCAATGTCGGCAAATCCACCCTGTTCAACCGGCTGACCAAGTCGCGCGACGCCATCGTGGCCGACTTCGCCGGGCTCACGCGCGACCGCCACTACGGCAATGGCCGCCAGGGCAAACACGAATATATCGTCATCGACACCGGCGGCTTCGAGCCCGATGCCACCAGTGGCATCTACAAGGAGATGGCCAAGCAGACGCGCCAGGCCGTGGCCGAGGCCGATGTGGTGATCTTCGTGGTCGATGCCCGCGCCGGCCTGTCCGCGCAGGACCACGACATTGCCAACTACCTGCGCCGCCTGGGCAAGCCCTGCGTGCTGGTGGCCAACAAGGCCGAGGGCATGACCGAGGGCCATCAGCTGGCCGACTTCTACGAACTCGGCCTGGGTGAGGTGTATCCGGTTTCCGCCGCGCACGGCCAGGGCATCCGCAGCCTGGTCGACTTGGCGCTGGCGCCGTTGAACCTGCCCGACGAGGACGAGGAAGAAGCCGGCATCGACGCCGGTGTCACGAAGCTGGCCGTGGCCGGCCGGCCCAACGTCGGCAAATCCACGCTGATCAACACCTGGCTCGGCGAGGAGCGGCTGGTGGCCTTCGACATGCCGGGCACCACGCGCGACGCGATCACCGTGCCGTTCGAACGCAACGGCCACCGTTTCGAGCTCATCGACACGGCCGGCCTGCGCCGCCGCGGCAAGGTCTTCGAGGCCATCGAGAAATTCTCGGTGGTGAAGACGCTGCAGGCCATCGAGACCTGCAACGTGGTGCTGCTGCTCATCGATGCCACGCAAGGTGTGACCGATCAGGACGCCCACATCGCCGGCTACGTGCTGGAAAGTGGCCGGGCGGTGGTGGTTGCTGTCAACAAATGGGACGCGGTGGATGCGTACCAGCGCGAACTCGTGCAGCGTTCCATCGAAACCCGGCTGGCCTTCCTGAAGTTCGCCTCGATGCACTTCATCTCGGCCGAGAAGCGCCAGGGCCTGGGTCCGCTGTGGGCCTCGATCCTGCAGGCGCACAAGGCCGCGACGTGCAAGATGTCCACGCCGGTGCTGACCCGGCTGCTGCTCGAGGCCGTGCAGTTCCAGAGCCCGAAGCGCGCCGGCATGTTCCGCCCCAAGCTGCGTTACGCGCACCAGGGCGGCATGAATCCGCCGGTGATCGTGATCCACGGCAATTCGCTCGAGCACGTGACCGACGCCTACAAACGCTTCCTCGAGGGCCGGTTCCGCAAGGAATTCAACCTCGTCGGCACGCCGCTGCGTATCGAAATGAAGACATCTGCGAACCCTTTTACCGATAAAGACAAGTAG
- the bamB gene encoding outer membrane protein assembly factor BamB produces the protein MFNKRFARVSAALVLAAALAACSSNKPKPAELPANVALLGVRQAWSAKIGEVSFPLDVNVQGSTVTLASVNGNVAALDARTGRELWRLAVGTPLSAGVGSDGRLSAVVTTGNELVTIEAGKEIWRQKLNAQAFTAPFVAGGRVFLLAADRSVSAFDGQSGRRLWTQTRTGEPLVLSQGGVLMAVGDTLVAGLSGRMVGLNPGNGSVRWEAPIAAPRGTNDVERLVDLVGHTSRVGEVVCARAFQSNVGCVNTTRGTLVWTKPSVGFEGISGDDRLVFGSEGDGKVVAWQRADGTSAWSTDHLKYRVLTAPLAVGRSVAVGDNTGLVHFLSREDGSPLTRLTTDGSPIAAAPVLAGDTVVVVTRNGGIFGFQPE, from the coding sequence ATGTTCAACAAGCGTTTTGCCCGGGTGTCAGCCGCGCTCGTCCTGGCCGCGGCCCTGGCGGCCTGTTCCAGCAACAAACCCAAGCCTGCCGAACTGCCGGCCAACGTGGCGCTGCTTGGCGTGCGCCAGGCCTGGAGCGCGAAGATCGGCGAAGTCTCCTTCCCGCTCGACGTCAACGTGCAGGGCAGCACCGTCACGCTGGCCAGCGTCAACGGCAACGTGGCGGCGCTCGACGCCCGCACCGGCCGCGAGCTGTGGCGCTTGGCGGTCGGCACGCCGCTGTCCGCGGGTGTGGGCAGCGACGGCCGGCTCTCGGCCGTGGTCACCACCGGCAACGAGCTGGTGACGATCGAGGCCGGCAAGGAAATCTGGCGCCAGAAACTCAACGCCCAGGCCTTCACCGCGCCCTTCGTGGCCGGCGGCCGCGTGTTCCTGCTGGCCGCCGACCGTTCGGTCTCGGCCTTCGACGGCCAGAGCGGGCGCCGCCTGTGGACACAGACGCGCACCGGCGAGCCGCTGGTGCTGTCACAGGGCGGCGTGCTGATGGCCGTGGGCGACACCCTGGTGGCGGGCTTGTCCGGCCGCATGGTCGGCCTGAACCCGGGCAACGGCAGCGTGCGCTGGGAGGCACCGATCGCCGCGCCACGCGGCACCAACGACGTGGAGCGCCTGGTCGATCTGGTCGGGCATACCAGCCGGGTGGGCGAGGTGGTTTGCGCGCGCGCGTTCCAGTCGAACGTCGGCTGCGTGAACACGACGCGTGGCACGCTGGTCTGGACCAAGCCGTCGGTCGGTTTCGAGGGCATCTCCGGCGACGACCGCCTGGTGTTCGGCTCCGAAGGCGATGGCAAGGTCGTGGCCTGGCAACGTGCCGACGGCACATCCGCCTGGAGCACCGACCACCTCAAATACCGGGTGCTCACCGCGCCGCTGGCCGTGGGCCGTTCCGTGGCCGTCGGCGACAACACCGGCCTGGTGCATTTTCTCTCGCGCGAGGACGGTTCCCCGCTGACTCGACTCACCACGGACGGCTCGCCGATCGCGGCAGCGCCCGTCCTTGCGGGAGACACCGTGGTGGTGGTCACTCGCAACGGCGGCATCTTTGGCTTCCAACCAGAATAA
- a CDS encoding YfgM family protein, translating into MATHLDLEEQEQLDQIKHFWKQYGNLISWLLIAVLGAFAAWNFYNYWNSRQAAQASAMFDEVDRAAQSGDAARLERAFTDMKDKFGGTSYAQQAGLLAGKGLFEKGNVDGAKAALTWVADKASDEGYQAMARLRLASVDVEAKAYDDALKQLSATFPAEYAPLVADRRGDVFALQGKKAEAIAEYQKAYSAFEERSDYRRLVEIKLNALGVDPRGATTSTETKK; encoded by the coding sequence ATGGCAACGCATCTCGACCTCGAAGAACAAGAACAGCTTGACCAGATCAAGCACTTCTGGAAGCAATACGGCAATCTCATCAGCTGGCTGCTGATCGCCGTGCTCGGCGCCTTCGCCGCCTGGAACTTCTACAACTACTGGAACAGCCGGCAGGCCGCCCAGGCCTCGGCCATGTTCGACGAGGTCGACCGCGCCGCGCAGTCCGGCGACGCGGCCCGGCTCGAACGTGCCTTCACCGACATGAAGGACAAGTTCGGCGGCACCAGCTATGCGCAGCAGGCCGGCCTGCTGGCGGGCAAGGGCCTGTTCGAGAAGGGCAACGTGGACGGGGCCAAGGCCGCGCTCACCTGGGTGGCGGACAAGGCCTCCGACGAGGGTTACCAGGCGATGGCGCGGCTGCGGCTGGCCAGTGTCGACGTCGAGGCCAAGGCCTACGACGATGCGCTCAAGCAGCTTTCCGCGACCTTCCCGGCGGAATACGCGCCGTTGGTGGCCGACCGCCGCGGCGACGTCTTCGCGCTGCAGGGCAAGAAGGCCGAAGCCATCGCCGAATACCAGAAGGCCTACTCCGCATTCGAGGAACGCAGCGACTACCGCCGCCTCGTCGAAATCAAGCTCAACGCACTCGGGGTCGATCCGCGCGGCGCGACGACCTCCACGGAGACCAAGAAGTGA
- the hisS gene encoding histidine--tRNA ligase, whose product MADKLSAVKGMNDILPAESARWEWLEGTVREIMARYAYRNIRTPIVEHTALFVRGIGEVTDIVEKEMYSFEDKLNGEKLTLRPENTASVVRAVTEHSLLYDGGKRLWYTGPMFRHERPQRGRYRQFHQIGAEALGFAGPDVDAELILLAASLWKAIGLTDVRLELNSLGQPAERAAHRIELIAHFEQHADQLDEDGRRRLHSNPLRILDTKNPAMKAVVEAAPKLIDFLGAASLAHFNGLRAILDANGVEYTINPRLVRGLDYYNLTVFEFVTDRLGAQGTVCAGGRYDDLIAQMGGKPAPAVGWAMGVERVLELVKEQGAAVPAPVPDVYAVVPDAAAMPVVLRTLQQLRDAGLRVQMHAATADGLGSFKSQFKKADASGARYALVFGGDELARGEVTVKSLRDGPEAGGAQRTESLADVAAWAPKLQTLQSPT is encoded by the coding sequence ATGGCTGACAAACTGAGCGCCGTCAAAGGCATGAACGACATCCTGCCGGCCGAGTCCGCCCGCTGGGAGTGGCTCGAAGGCACGGTACGCGAGATCATGGCGCGCTACGCCTACCGCAACATCCGCACCCCCATCGTGGAGCACACCGCGCTGTTCGTGCGCGGCATCGGCGAGGTGACCGACATTGTCGAGAAGGAGATGTATTCCTTCGAGGACAAGCTCAATGGCGAAAAGCTCACGCTGCGCCCGGAGAACACCGCCAGCGTGGTGCGCGCGGTCACCGAACATTCGCTGCTGTACGACGGCGGTAAGCGCCTCTGGTACACCGGCCCGATGTTCCGCCACGAACGCCCGCAGCGCGGCCGCTACCGCCAGTTCCACCAGATTGGCGCCGAGGCGCTGGGCTTTGCGGGGCCCGATGTCGACGCCGAACTGATCCTGCTGGCGGCGTCGTTGTGGAAGGCCATCGGGCTGACCGACGTGCGGCTCGAGCTCAACAGCCTGGGCCAGCCGGCCGAGCGGGCGGCGCACCGCATCGAGCTCATCGCCCATTTCGAGCAACACGCCGACCAGCTCGACGAAGACGGCCGGCGCCGGCTGCACAGCAACCCGCTGCGCATCCTGGACACCAAGAACCCGGCGATGAAAGCCGTGGTGGAAGCCGCGCCGAAACTGATCGACTTCCTGGGCGCGGCGTCGCTTGCGCATTTCAACGGCCTGCGCGCCATCCTCGATGCCAACGGCGTCGAATACACCATCAACCCGCGCCTCGTGCGCGGGCTCGACTACTACAACCTCACGGTGTTCGAATTCGTGACCGACCGCCTCGGTGCGCAGGGCACGGTCTGCGCCGGCGGGCGCTACGACGACCTGATCGCCCAGATGGGCGGCAAACCCGCGCCGGCGGTGGGCTGGGCCATGGGGGTGGAGCGCGTGCTCGAACTCGTGAAGGAGCAGGGCGCGGCCGTGCCGGCGCCGGTGCCCGACGTCTATGCCGTGGTGCCCGACGCGGCCGCCATGCCGGTGGTGCTGCGCACGCTGCAGCAACTGCGCGATGCGGGCCTGCGGGTGCAGATGCATGCGGCTACGGCCGATGGCCTGGGCAGCTTCAAGTCGCAGTTCAAGAAGGCCGACGCCAGCGGGGCGCGTTATGCGCTGGTGTTCGGCGGCGACGAGCTCGCGCGTGGCGAGGTCACCGTCAAATCGCTGCGCGACGGCCCCGAGGCCGGTGGTGCGCAGCGCACCGAATCCCTGGCCGATGTGGCCGCCTGGGCGCCGAAACTACAAACCCTACAATCACCGACTTGA
- the ispG gene encoding flavodoxin-dependent (E)-4-hydroxy-3-methylbut-2-enyl-diphosphate synthase codes for MPIEPVAPVQRDTLQAQVRWGERVVTVGGGAPVRVQSMTNTDTVDAIGTAIQIKELALAGSELVRLTVNTPEAAAAVPYIREQLDRMGIDVPLIGDFHYNGHRLLTEVPACAEALSKYRINPGNVGKGDKRDKQFGQMVEAAIRWNKPVRIGVNWGSLDQELLAGMMDENSRRRTPWDAKSVMYEALITSAIESARRAEDIGLPAHQILLSCKVSGVQDLISVYRALAQRCKYALHLGLTEAGMGTKGTVASAAALGILLQDGIGDTIRVSLTPQPGEARTQEVVIASEILQSLGLRSFVPSVTACPGCGRTTSTTFQELTKEIDDFLRAQMPVWRARYPGVEKMKVAVMGCIVNGPGESKHADIGISLPGTGEAPAAPVYIDGEKSVTLRGDNIAQDFRALVENYIEKRFGAAATA; via the coding sequence ATTCCAATCGAGCCCGTTGCACCAGTGCAGCGCGACACCCTGCAGGCCCAGGTGCGCTGGGGCGAGCGTGTCGTCACCGTCGGCGGCGGTGCGCCCGTGCGGGTGCAGTCGATGACCAACACCGACACGGTGGACGCCATCGGCACCGCGATCCAGATCAAGGAGCTGGCGCTGGCCGGCTCGGAACTGGTGCGGCTCACGGTGAACACGCCCGAGGCCGCGGCCGCCGTGCCCTACATCCGCGAGCAGCTCGACCGCATGGGCATCGACGTGCCGCTGATCGGCGATTTCCACTACAACGGCCACCGCCTGCTCACCGAGGTGCCGGCCTGCGCCGAGGCCTTGTCCAAATACCGCATCAACCCCGGCAACGTCGGCAAGGGCGACAAGCGCGACAAGCAGTTCGGCCAGATGGTCGAGGCCGCGATCCGCTGGAACAAGCCCGTGCGCATCGGCGTGAACTGGGGCAGCCTCGACCAGGAACTGCTGGCCGGCATGATGGACGAGAACAGCCGTCGCCGCACGCCCTGGGATGCGAAGTCGGTGATGTACGAGGCGCTGATCACCTCGGCCATCGAATCCGCGCGCCGCGCCGAAGACATCGGCCTGCCGGCGCACCAGATCCTGCTGTCGTGCAAGGTCAGCGGCGTGCAGGACCTGATCTCGGTCTACCGGGCCCTGGCCCAGCGCTGCAAGTACGCCTTGCACCTCGGCCTGACCGAAGCCGGCATGGGTACCAAGGGCACGGTCGCCTCGGCGGCGGCATTGGGCATCCTGCTGCAGGACGGCATCGGCGACACCATCCGCGTCTCGCTCACGCCGCAGCCCGGCGAAGCGCGCACGCAGGAGGTGGTGATCGCCTCCGAGATCCTGCAGTCGCTCGGTCTGCGCAGCTTCGTGCCCAGCGTCACCGCCTGCCCCGGCTGTGGTCGCACCACCAGCACCACCTTCCAGGAACTGACCAAGGAGATCGACGATTTCCTGCGCGCGCAGATGCCGGTGTGGCGTGCCCGCTACCCCGGTGTGGAGAAGATGAAGGTCGCGGTGATGGGCTGCATCGTCAACGGCCCGGGCGAAAGCAAGCACGCCGATATCGGCATCAGCCTGCCCGGCACCGGCGAGGCGCCGGCCGCGCCGGTCTACATCGACGGCGAGAAAAGCGTGACCCTGCGCGGCGACAACATCGCGCAGGACTTCCGGGCGCTGGTCGAGAACTACATCGAGAAACGCTTCGGCGCCGCCGCCACGGCCTGA
- a CDS encoding helix-turn-helix domain-containing protein encodes MSELADATTAGDAGQGARMTGDAAASAVHAGALLREAREAHGLHVAAMAFSLKVPVAKLEALEAGRLDLLPDVTFARGLAATICRNLKLDPAPVLELLPRNAAARMGVEAPSINTPFRPPGDGPSFAARGRLFSPAVMAVMALLVGAVLLLVWPSMHEDTSVANEPPPPPLMDPTAAAPQEPASVPVVETPAPAESSPALAASAPAIAVPAAGLFAVTARGESWVKVTDAKGVVGLNRVVKPGETVQLDGTPPLAVVVGRADEVQVQVRGQPLDIKPMTKVNVARFEVK; translated from the coding sequence ATGAGTGAGTTGGCCGATGCAACGACGGCGGGTGACGCAGGGCAGGGCGCCCGGATGACTGGGGATGCGGCAGCCTCGGCCGTGCACGCCGGCGCGCTGCTGCGCGAGGCGCGCGAGGCGCATGGCCTGCATGTCGCGGCCATGGCGTTTTCGCTGAAGGTGCCGGTGGCCAAGCTCGAAGCCCTGGAGGCCGGCCGGCTCGACCTGTTGCCCGACGTGACCTTCGCGCGCGGCTTGGCCGCGACCATCTGCCGCAATCTCAAGCTCGATCCGGCCCCCGTGCTCGAACTGCTGCCGCGCAACGCGGCCGCCCGCATGGGCGTGGAGGCGCCGTCGATCAACACGCCGTTCCGCCCGCCCGGCGACGGCCCCAGCTTCGCCGCGCGTGGCCGCCTCTTCAGCCCGGCGGTGATGGCCGTGATGGCGCTGTTGGTCGGCGCCGTGCTGCTGCTGGTCTGGCCGAGCATGCACGAGGACACCAGTGTGGCCAACGAGCCGCCGCCTCCGCCCCTGATGGACCCCACGGCCGCCGCGCCCCAGGAGCCGGCCTCCGTACCGGTGGTGGAAACCCCGGCGCCCGCCGAATCCTCTCCGGCACTGGCCGCATCGGCTCCGGCGATCGCCGTGCCCGCAGCCGGTCTGTTCGCCGTCACCGCCAGGGGCGAGTCCTGGGTCAAGGTCACCGACGCCAAGGGCGTGGTGGGGCTGAACCGCGTCGTCAAACCCGGCGAGACCGTGCAGCTCGACGGCACGCCGCCGCTGGCCGTCGTCGTCGGCCGTGCCGACGAGGTGCAGGTGCAGGTGCGCGGCCAGCCGCTGGACATCAAGCCGATGACCAAAGTCAACGTTGCACGTTTCGAGGTGAAGTAG
- the pilW gene encoding type IV pilus biogenesis/stability protein PilW — protein sequence MRMATTIRGWMPLWAGMFAGCLGALSGCTTTTTGPAPMTPAPRIQPVENRPDLMTESDEPEARKRARVRLQLAVGYFEQGQTTVALDELKQSLNIDPSFSEAYNLRGLIYMRLNDPRLAEDSFQRAISLNPREANGLHNYGWLLCTQGRYADADQLFNQALANPTYGGRAKTFMAQGLCQQSAGRLADAERSLARSYELDAGNPITGFNLASLLFQRGELVRAQFYIRRINNSELANAESLWLGIKVERQMQNDEAMRQLAEQLRKRFGQSKEMASYERRAFNE from the coding sequence ATGAGGATGGCGACAACAATTCGTGGATGGATGCCGCTGTGGGCCGGCATGTTCGCCGGGTGCCTGGGCGCGCTGTCGGGTTGCACCACGACCACCACCGGCCCCGCGCCGATGACGCCGGCGCCGCGCATCCAGCCGGTCGAGAACCGGCCCGACCTGATGACCGAATCCGACGAGCCGGAAGCCCGCAAGCGTGCCCGCGTGCGGTTGCAGCTGGCTGTCGGCTATTTCGAGCAGGGACAGACCACGGTGGCGCTCGACGAGCTGAAACAGTCGCTCAACATCGACCCGAGCTTCTCCGAGGCCTACAACCTGCGCGGCCTGATCTACATGCGGCTCAACGATCCCAGGTTGGCCGAGGACAGTTTCCAGCGTGCCATTTCGCTGAATCCGCGCGAGGCCAACGGCCTGCACAACTACGGCTGGTTGCTATGCACCCAGGGCCGCTATGCCGACGCGGACCAGCTGTTCAACCAGGCGCTCGCCAACCCTACCTATGGCGGCCGGGCCAAGACGTTCATGGCGCAGGGCCTGTGCCAGCAGAGCGCGGGCCGGCTCGCCGACGCCGAGCGCAGCCTGGCGCGCTCCTACGAGCTCGACGCGGGCAACCCGATCACCGGCTTCAACCTGGCGAGCCTGCTGTTCCAGCGCGGCGAGCTGGTGCGCGCGCAGTTCTACATCCGCCGCATCAACAACTCCGAACTGGCCAATGCGGAGTCGCTGTGGCTGGGCATCAAGGTCGAGCGCCAGATGCAGAATGACGAGGCCATGCGGCAACTCGCCGAGCAATTGAGAAAGCGTTTCGGCCAGTCGAAAGAAATGGCGTCCTACGAGCGGAGAGCATTCAATGAGTGA
- the rlmN gene encoding 23S rRNA (adenine(2503)-C(2))-methyltransferase RlmN — protein MTANLLDFDLEGLAAFCERLGEKRFRATQLFRWIHQRGASDFDQMSDLAKSLRGKLKTAAHVEGLRVISQHESTDGTIKWLFDVGAGDAVEAVFIPEDDRGTLCISSQAGCAVGCRFCSTGHQGFSRNLTTGEIVAQLWFAEHFLRKHLGRDERIVSNVVMMGMGEPLQNYNALVPALRVMLDDHGYGLSRRRVTVSTSGVVPMIDRLGNDCPVALAVSLHAPNNALRDNLVPLNKKYPLAELMDACNRYLDHAPRDFITFEYCMLDGVNDTPEHAQQLIELVQRHRRPGVWCKFNLIPFNPFPASGLLRSPAPRVAAFSKMLADAGIVTTVRKTRGDDIDAACGQLAGDVKDRTRVASRMAQQRTIMLKQAAPETAAIKDS, from the coding sequence ATGACGGCCAACCTGCTCGACTTCGATCTAGAAGGCTTGGCCGCATTCTGCGAGCGGCTCGGAGAAAAACGCTTCCGCGCGACGCAGCTGTTCCGCTGGATCCACCAGCGCGGCGCGTCCGATTTCGACCAGATGAGCGATCTGGCGAAGTCGTTGCGCGGCAAACTCAAGACCGCGGCCCATGTCGAGGGCCTGCGTGTCATCAGCCAGCACGAATCCACCGACGGCACGATCAAGTGGTTGTTCGACGTGGGTGCTGGCGATGCGGTCGAGGCCGTTTTCATTCCTGAAGACGACCGCGGCACGCTTTGCATCTCTTCCCAAGCCGGCTGCGCCGTGGGTTGCCGTTTCTGCTCGACCGGCCACCAGGGCTTCAGCCGCAACCTGACCACGGGCGAAATCGTCGCCCAGCTCTGGTTCGCCGAACATTTCCTGCGCAAGCACCTGGGCCGCGACGAACGCATCGTCTCCAACGTGGTCATGATGGGCATGGGCGAGCCGCTGCAGAACTACAACGCCTTGGTGCCCGCGCTGCGCGTGATGCTCGACGACCACGGCTACGGCCTGTCGCGGCGCCGGGTCACCGTGTCCACCTCCGGCGTGGTGCCGATGATCGACCGGCTCGGCAACGACTGCCCGGTGGCCTTGGCGGTGTCGCTGCATGCGCCGAACAACGCGCTGCGCGACAACCTCGTGCCGCTGAACAAGAAGTACCCGCTGGCCGAACTCATGGACGCGTGCAACCGCTACCTCGACCATGCGCCGCGCGACTTCATCACCTTCGAATACTGCATGCTCGACGGCGTGAACGACACGCCCGAGCATGCGCAGCAACTCATCGAACTCGTGCAGCGGCATCGCCGGCCCGGCGTCTGGTGCAAGTTCAACCTGATTCCGTTCAATCCGTTTCCCGCGTCGGGCCTGCTGCGCTCGCCCGCACCACGCGTCGCAGCCTTCTCCAAAATGTTGGCCGATGCGGGCATCGTCACCACGGTGCGCAAGACGCGCGGCGACGACATCGACGCCGCCTGCGGACAACTCGCCGGCGACGTGAAGGACCGCACCCGCGTGGCCTCCCGCATGGCGCAGCAGCGCACCATCATGCTCAAACAAGCCGCGCCCGAGACGGCGGCGATCAAGGACTCATGA
- the ndk gene encoding nucleoside-diphosphate kinase, producing the protein MAIERTLSIIKPDAVAKNVIGQIYARFEAAGLKIVAARMAHLSRGEAEAFYAVHKERPFFKDLVDFMVSGPVMIQALEGENAILKNRDLMGATDPKKAAAGTIRADFADSIDANAVHGSDAAETAAQEIAFFFAGLNVFSR; encoded by the coding sequence ATGGCCATCGAACGCACCCTCTCCATCATCAAGCCCGACGCTGTCGCCAAGAACGTCATCGGTCAGATCTATGCCCGCTTCGAAGCCGCCGGCCTCAAGATTGTGGCCGCCCGCATGGCCCACCTGTCGCGCGGTGAAGCCGAAGCGTTCTACGCCGTGCACAAGGAACGTCCCTTCTTCAAGGATCTGGTCGATTTCATGGTCTCCGGCCCGGTGATGATCCAGGCCCTGGAAGGCGAGAACGCCATCCTGAAGAACCGTGACCTGATGGGCGCCACCGACCCCAAGAAGGCTGCTGCCGGCACGATCCGCGCCGACTTCGCCGACAGCATCGACGCCAACGCCGTGCACGGCTCCGACGCCGCTGAAACCGCCGCTCAAGAAATCGCTTTCTTCTTCGCCGGCCTCAACGTTTTCTCCCGCTAA